The following is a genomic window from Chryseobacterium sp. StRB126.
TCTGACTATGCTGAAAGAGAGAAGGAGCAAAATCTTTATCAATGTAAGAACCGATCCTTTTTTATTAGGAATAGAAAATGCATTGGAAGAAACAGTAAAGAGAATTGAACTGATTGAAAAACTGAATGTAGATGGAGTATTTGTTCCGGGAATGACCCGTGTTGAGGATATTAAAATAGTTGTAAATGCTACATCTCTTCCCCTTAATGTGATGGGCTTACCTGATCTCCCCGGTTTTGAAATCTTAAAAACATTAGGAGTAAAAAGAATTACTTCAGGAGCCTTTTTCAACAGGCATATCTATCGCGAGCTCGAAAGAATCAGCGATACAGTTACAAATAACAAAAGCTTTGCCCCACTTTTCATCTGATTATGGAACTTACAGAACAAATTATGTATGATGCTTCCTTTCGTAAGGATTCTTCGTTTGAAGGAATTTTCTGGATGGGAGTTAAAACAACCGGAATATTCTGTCGGCCAACCTGTACTGCTCGTAAACCCAAATTTGAAAACGTAGAATTTTTTTCCAATACAAAAGAGGCGATGTTGAAAGGGTATCGCCCATGTAAAGTTTGCAAACCTCTGGAAACTATGAATGTGACGCCTTTGTATATCAAGGAATTGCTGAAAGAGATTTCTGATAATCCTACTTTAAAACTTAAAGATTATGATTTGGTGAAAAGAGGTCTGGAGCCGGCAACCATACGCAGATGGTTTCTGAAACATCATGGAGTAACATTTCATGCCTTTCAGAGAATGTATAAACTGAATACAGCATTTAAAAAACTTCAGCAAGGAGAACTTGTTACAGAGGTAGCTTTTGATTCAGGGTATGAAAGTTTGAGCGGCTTTAATGAAAGCTTTAAAAATATTTTCGGAGTATCGCCAGGCAAGAACAAGACAGAAAAGATTATTGATCTGAAAAGAATTGAAACCATGCTGGGAACCATGGTTGCCTGTGCTGATGAGCATGGAATATGTCTTCTGGAGTTTGCTGACAGAAAAGCACTTCCTACAGAGCTGAAGAATATTTCAAAATCCTTTAATGCTAATATTGTGCAGGGAGAAAATCCTCATTTTACAAAGCTGGAAAAGGAACTCTCTGAATATTTTGAAGGAAAAAGAACTGAATTTACAGTTCCTCTTTCTCTGGTAGGAACTGCTTTTCAAAAAGAAGTTTGGGAAATTCTACGGCAAATTCCTTACGGTGGAACCAAAAGTTATCGGGAGCAGGCTGATATTCTTGGAAATCCTAAATCAATTCGGGCCGTAGCCAATGCCAACGGATTAAATAAAATATCCATTCTGATTCCCTGTCATAGAGTTATTGGAAGCAATGGGCAGCTAACAGGCTATGGTGGCGGAATCTGGAGAAAACAAAAATTATTGGAGTTAGAGAAAGCTATTTTATTTTGATTTTCGTAATTTTAAACAAAAATTTACACGTGAAAAAGTTATTAGCAGCAGTTTGTATTTCAGTTTCAGTGTTCACTTTCGCACAGGATTATTCTGTGCCAGCGGCAAGTCCGCGTCAGAAAGTAGAACAGCAGTTTTCTATGTCTAAAATTTCTGTCGACTACGGAAGACCAGGAGTAAAAGGGCGTAAGATTTTTGGAGAACTGGTTCCTTATGGCCAGATTTGGAGAGCAGGAGCTAACTCATCTACAAAAATTACATTTGGACAGACCGTTAATTTTGGTGGGAAAAATGTTCCGGCAGGTACTTACGGATTATTCATTGTTCCTACTGAAAAAGAATGGAAAGTAATTCTGAACAAAGATTTCCAACAGTGGGGAGCATATACTTACGACCCAAAACAGGATGTAGTAGATGTTACAGTGCCGGTAAATAAACTGGCAGACAAACAGGAATGGTTTGAAATTACCCTGAACCCAACAGATGAAAACTCAGGAAATCTTGTGATTAAATGGGATATGAATCAGGCTGAAATTCCGTTGAAACCGGCAAAATTAGATACAGTAATCAAGATTTCTGATAAGTTGAAAGAAATCCAGAGAATAGAATCAGATTCTAACAAAAAAGGCTAAGCATGAATTTTTCTATTCAGCCTGTTTTAGAGAATGAAGAATTTCAATTAATCCCCTTACAGCAAGGGGATTTTGAATCTTTATATGAAGTAGCATCAGATCCTAAAGTATGGGAACAGCATCCTAATAAAGACCGTTATCAAAGAGAAGTCTTTGAAAATTTCTTTTTGGGAGCTATGGAAAGCAAAGGGGCCTTTAAAATTATTGAGAAAGCAACCGGAGACGTACTGGGAAGCAGCCGTTATTATAATTTTGATGAAAATGACAGTCATATTTTCATCGGCTATACTTTTTATGGAACAAAATCTTGGGGGAAAGGAATCAATCCCAAGGTTAAGAAACTGATGTTGGAGTATATCTTCCAATATGTAGCTAAAGTTCATTTTCACATCGGAAAAGAGAATTTCCGTTCACAGAAAGCATTGGAAAAGCTTGGTGGGATCAAAATTGCGGAAGAAGAAGTTGCTTATTTTGCAGAACCTACAAGAACCAATTTTGTATACGAAATCAAAAAAGAAGATTGGGTATGAAAAAGTATAAAATACAGCAGTCTCCCTTTGTAGTTCCTACTACAGACGGAAAACTGATTGAAGAACATTGGGGAAACTCTACAGGAAATTCTAATGTTTCCATTGCCCATATGGTAGCTCCTCCGGATTGGAGTGAGCCTCATCAGACTCCTGAATTTGATGAATTTACTTACATCATTTCAGGGAAAAAACAGTTTGAAATTGACGGAGAAATTGTAGTGTTGGAAAAAGGGAGCAGTATCCTTATTGAAAAAGGAGCGAGAATTCGTTACAGCAATCCTTTTTCAGAACCTTGCGAGTATCTTGCAATCTGCCTGCCTGCA
Proteins encoded in this region:
- a CDS encoding cupin domain-containing protein, with the protein product MKKYKIQQSPFVVPTTDGKLIEEHWGNSTGNSNVSIAHMVAPPDWSEPHQTPEFDEFTYIISGKKQFEIDGEIVVLEKGSSILIEKGARIRYSNPFSEPCEYLAICLPAFSMELVNREVEGVD
- a CDS encoding bifunctional transcriptional activator/DNA repair enzyme AdaA produces the protein MELTEQIMYDASFRKDSSFEGIFWMGVKTTGIFCRPTCTARKPKFENVEFFSNTKEAMLKGYRPCKVCKPLETMNVTPLYIKELLKEISDNPTLKLKDYDLVKRGLEPATIRRWFLKHHGVTFHAFQRMYKLNTAFKKLQQGELVTEVAFDSGYESLSGFNESFKNIFGVSPGKNKTEKIIDLKRIETMLGTMVACADEHGICLLEFADRKALPTELKNISKSFNANIVQGENPHFTKLEKELSEYFEGKRTEFTVPLSLVGTAFQKEVWEILRQIPYGGTKSYREQADILGNPKSIRAVANANGLNKISILIPCHRVIGSNGQLTGYGGGIWRKQKLLELEKAILF
- a CDS encoding GNAT family N-acetyltransferase, encoding MNFSIQPVLENEEFQLIPLQQGDFESLYEVASDPKVWEQHPNKDRYQREVFENFFLGAMESKGAFKIIEKATGDVLGSSRYYNFDENDSHIFIGYTFYGTKSWGKGINPKVKKLMLEYIFQYVAKVHFHIGKENFRSQKALEKLGGIKIAEEEVAYFAEPTRTNFVYEIKKEDWV
- a CDS encoding DUF2911 domain-containing protein, giving the protein MKKLLAAVCISVSVFTFAQDYSVPAASPRQKVEQQFSMSKISVDYGRPGVKGRKIFGELVPYGQIWRAGANSSTKITFGQTVNFGGKNVPAGTYGLFIVPTEKEWKVILNKDFQQWGAYTYDPKQDVVDVTVPVNKLADKQEWFEITLNPTDENSGNLVIKWDMNQAEIPLKPAKLDTVIKISDKLKEIQRIESDSNKKG